In Bacteroidales bacterium, the sequence GTTTTTTAGCTCTTATAGATTGAGGAATATAAAATTTATCAAAATATTGATCAATCATGCGTTTCATTGTAAAATGTGGAGCTATTTCTGTGAAATTTTTTCTAATAAAAGAAATCCAGTCAACAGGCACACCATCGGTTCTATTATCAAAGAACAAAGGTTTGATTTCGTCTCTAATAATATTATATAAAGTTTCTGAGTCAAGTTCATCTTGCAGCAATTGCTCTTTATATGTACGTTTTTCTTTTAAAGCCCAACCTCCATTTTGCACATATCCCTCTGCCCACCAGCCATCAAGCACGCTAAGATTAAGCACACCATTTAAGCATGCCTTAATGCCACTAGTGCCACTAGCTTCTAATGGACGAGTAGGAGTATTCATCCAAACATCTACTCCCGGAATTAAATATTTAGCAATTTCCATGTCATAATTTTCCACAAAAATAATTTTACCAGCAAAATCAGGCATGTGAGAAATTTCTATTATTTTTTTAATATAATCCTGCCCTGCTTTATCGGCTGGGTGTGCTTTTCCTGCATATATGAATTTTACTGGACGATTAGGATCATTTACTATTGCTTTTAATTTGTCTAAATTCCTAAATATTAAGTTTGCTCGCTTATATGTAGCAAATCGTCTTGCAAAACCTATGTACAATGCATTTTCATCCAAAGATTCAAGTACGCTCATGATAAAACGTGGCGATTCTTGACGCATTGTCATATCAGTATATAATTTTGCTTTGAGTTTTTCTATCATCCTCTTTTTAAGGTTTTTGCGAACATCCCAAATTTTATTTTCAGGAACATTATTAAAAAAGTTCCAGTTCGCAGGATCGGATTGGTCTATATTATAAAAATCAACACCTTCCTCTTTTGCAAGATTGATAAAACCTTCGCTACACCATGTTGGCAAATGCACACCATTGGTTACATAATCTATATACAATTCTTCTGTAAAATATCCTGGATATAAATCTGTAAACATTTCTCTAGTAACGCGTCCGTGAATTCTGCTTACTCCATTTACATTTTGAGAGCCATCTAAAGCCAAAACACTCATGCTGAATTTTTCATCATTATTATCAGGATTCATACGTCCTAAAGCCATGAACTCACTCCAAGAAATATTTAATTTTTCATTGAAGTTTGCAAAATAAATACGCATTAAATCTTCACTAAAGCTGTCATGCCCTGCTGGAACTGGAGTATGAGTTGTAAATAATGTCTGAGAGCGCACTATTTCAAGAGCTTGTTGGAATGACATTACATTATCTCTAACAAAATTTTTAACCCTTTCTAATATTGAAAAAGCAGCATGTCCCTCATTGCAATGATATATTTCAGTAGATATTCCAAGTCTATTCAACATTTTTATACCACCAATACCAAGCAAATATTCTTGTTTCAATCTATTTTCCCAATCTCCTCCGTACAAACGATGCGTAATTTGTCTATCTTGTTCATTATTATCTTCAATATCTGTGTCAAGTAAATAAAGGCTAACTCTTCCAATATTTACTTTCCATATTTTAGCAAAAACTTGTCTTCCTGGAAAAACTACTGAAATTTTTATCCATTTACCATTTTCATCACGAACAGCTTCCATTGGCAAATTGCTGAATTTTTGAGGTATATATTCAGAAACTTGTTCTCCACTAGCAGTAAACGATTGAGAAAAATAGCCATATCTAAATAACAAGCCTACAGCCGTCATCCTAACTCTGTTATCAGAGGCTTCTTTCAAATAATCTCCAGCTAAAACGCCCAAGCCGCCAGAATATAATTTCATAGAAACATGAAAACCATACTCCATACACAAATAAGCTACGGAAGGTTTTTCAGTATCCAAGTCCGCAGACATATATTCTTTAAAATCATTGTAAACAGCATCTAACTTTGCCTTAAAATCACTGTCTGAAGCTAGATTTTTAATTTCATCATAGCTCATAAGCTCCATCATAGCTATTGGATTATATCCACTACGCTCCCAAAGTTCTGGATTTATAGAAGAAAACAAATTAATAGCTGAGTGATTCCATGTCCACCAAAGGTTATTAAAAATTTCACTCATTTTTTTCAACTCTTGGGGCAATTCTGGTTTTATAAAAATTTTTCTCCAAGCAGGAGCATCAATAGACCTTTTTTCTAAAACATGTTCTTGTAATAATATTGTTTTTTTGCTATAAAGTTCTCTTCTCGAATAAGATATATTTAAAGCTTTATCATATGCTTTATAATAATAATGTATAAGATTTTCCCACAAAGCTTCCTTACTTGCCGAAAACGCATCTTCGCGTCGTTTTTCCAATTCTTCAAAAGATGAATTTGATAATTTTAGCAAGCATTCTGTAATGCTATCAACAACAAAGTCATTATTAAAATCATCGCGCTCTATTACTTTAACACCTCCATTTGATTTTCCTGCATCCAGCATCCAGCGACCAAAACCTGCTAAAGTTGTAGTAACAGTTGGGATATGAAAAGCTACAGCTTCCAAAGGTGTGTATCCCCATGGCTCATAATAAGATGGAAAAACGGAAATATCGCAGCCAATGAGCAAATCATAATAATCTAAATTTATCAGCCCATCATTTCCGTTTAGATAGCAAGGAACAAAAATCACATTAACTTTACAGTCTTTATCGGCACAAATACCCATTTCTCTAATACTTTTCGCTATAGCATCACTTTCTTCATTAAATAAATAATGTGTTAAATTGCCCGGATTAGCTGTAATTTCATCATTCTCCATAGCATTTCTCACATCTAGCCGAACGCCCGCATTATTAGCTGGAACAGCAATTATAGCTATTATTTCCCTATTTATTTTTTCAGGCGAGTTTTTTAATTTTTTCAAAGATTCTAAAAACAAGTCAATACCTTTGTTTCTAAACTCATATCTACCTGAGTTTATCACATAAATTGCATCGTCATCAGGCTGCTTGCCCAAAACGCTTTTTACTAAACGTTTTAGAACTTTTCGAGATTCATTCCTTTTATTAATATAATCATCGCCCACAGGCACCATTGCATCTTCAAATCCGTTTGGAGTAACAATATCTGGAGCTTTATTTAATAAATATTTACATTCATTTCCTGTAATTTCTGAAACAGTTGTAAAAACATCAGCATTTTCAGCACTTAGCCTTTCAAGACTGTATTTTGAAATTACATTCAGCTCACTAGCCATTACAGTCGGATTAACTTCATTCAACTTGCTATACAAAGGTCTGTTTATTCCAGCAATAGAGCGACCAAGAACAGTAGCATGTGTTGTAAAAATACAACCTATTTGAGGTACTAAATCTTTTAAATATAAAATTCCAGCACCAGTCATCCATTCATGAAAATGAGCAAGAATTCTGTCTTCGGCAGTAACATTATGTCTATAAAAATGTCTAATCAATCGCGCTGTTTCATATCCAAATAGCGTAGGCTCAATATAATCCCAACCTCCGTACAAAGAATCCAACTTATATTTTTCCCACAACTCTTTAAATACTATATCTTTTCTAGAATACAAACCTGTAAAATTTATCAATATTGCAACAGGATTGCCTTTTATATTCCATCGTCCTATGCGAAAATTAAAGCCATCTTCACGAGCCTTTGCCACCCATGACGAGTAAACACTATCATCTTCTATAAAAATATCTTCTGGCAATGGCTCTGTATGTATATCTGGACCTATCATTATATATCCAGTGCCTATTTTGCTTGTAATTTGCAAAGCTTTAGTAGCTATTACAGTATTTATACCACCAACTTTGTTACATACTTCCCAACTTACCTCAAAAAGAAAATCAGGTTTTTCAATTTGTTTTGTATCCATTTATTTTAATTTAAAAATTAACGTAATTTGGCAAATTTACAATTACAATTTTAAATACATTATCATTTTCTTTATAATGTTGAAAAATAATTTGAATTTAACATGAATTTCACATTTTTTTAATAAAAATTTCCATCGAATACAAAAAATAAATGTATTTTTGATAAAAAATAACATTATGAAATGGAAAGGAAGGCAAGGAAGTTCAAATGTTGAAGACCGCAGAGGTTCATCATCAAAAGGATTAATTGGTGGAGGTATTGGAACAATTGTAGTAATTATTATTGTTTTACTTTTAGGCGGCGACCCTTCCGCATTAATGCAAAACATTGCGACTACACAAACACAAAACACTGAATACACACCAACAGCAGAAGAAAATGAATTAGCAGAATTTACGAAAGTAGTATTAAAAGAAACTGAAGATGCATGGACAGAGCTTTTTGCAAAAGAAGGAAAAACATACCGAATGCCTAAATTAGTATTATTTACAGATGCTGTGCAATCAGGTTGTGGTGCTGCAAGTTCAAACTCTGGTCCTTTCTATTGCCCTGCCGATGAAAAAATATATATAGACCTGAGTTTTTTTAAAGAACTTAGCGAAAAATTCGATGCTCCCGGCGATTTTGCGATGGCTTATGTTATAGCACATGAAGTTGGGCATCACGTGCAGTTGCTTTTAGGAACTAATAAGAAATATGAGTCTTATAGAAACCAACTTAGCGAAGTAGAATTT encodes:
- the glgP gene encoding alpha-glucan family phosphorylase; protein product: MDTKQIEKPDFLFEVSWEVCNKVGGINTVIATKALQITSKIGTGYIMIGPDIHTEPLPEDIFIEDDSVYSSWVAKAREDGFNFRIGRWNIKGNPVAILINFTGLYSRKDIVFKELWEKYKLDSLYGGWDYIEPTLFGYETARLIRHFYRHNVTAEDRILAHFHEWMTGAGILYLKDLVPQIGCIFTTHATVLGRSIAGINRPLYSKLNEVNPTVMASELNVISKYSLERLSAENADVFTTVSEITGNECKYLLNKAPDIVTPNGFEDAMVPVGDDYINKRNESRKVLKRLVKSVLGKQPDDDAIYVINSGRYEFRNKGIDLFLESLKKLKNSPEKINREIIAIIAVPANNAGVRLDVRNAMENDEITANPGNLTHYLFNEESDAIAKSIREMGICADKDCKVNVIFVPCYLNGNDGLINLDYYDLLIGCDISVFPSYYEPWGYTPLEAVAFHIPTVTTTLAGFGRWMLDAGKSNGGVKVIERDDFNNDFVVDSITECLLKLSNSSFEELEKRREDAFSASKEALWENLIHYYYKAYDKALNISYSRRELYSKKTILLQEHVLEKRSIDAPAWRKIFIKPELPQELKKMSEIFNNLWWTWNHSAINLFSSINPELWERSGYNPIAMMELMSYDEIKNLASDSDFKAKLDAVYNDFKEYMSADLDTEKPSVAYLCMEYGFHVSMKLYSGGLGVLAGDYLKEASDNRVRMTAVGLLFRYGYFSQSFTASGEQVSEYIPQKFSNLPMEAVRDENGKWIKISVVFPGRQVFAKIWKVNIGRVSLYLLDTDIEDNNEQDRQITHRLYGGDWENRLKQEYLLGIGGIKMLNRLGISTEIYHCNEGHAAFSILERVKNFVRDNVMSFQQALEIVRSQTLFTTHTPVPAGHDSFSEDLMRIYFANFNEKLNISWSEFMALGRMNPDNNDEKFSMSVLALDGSQNVNGVSRIHGRVTREMFTDLYPGYFTEELYIDYVTNGVHLPTWCSEGFINLAKEEGVDFYNIDQSDPANWNFFNNVPENKIWDVRKNLKKRMIEKLKAKLYTDMTMRQESPRFIMSVLESLDENALYIGFARRFATYKRANLIFRNLDKLKAIVNDPNRPVKFIYAGKAHPADKAGQDYIKKIIEISHMPDFAGKIIFVENYDMEIAKYLIPGVDVWMNTPTRPLEASGTSGIKACLNGVLNLSVLDGWWAEGYVQNGGWALKEKRTYKEQLLQDELDSETLYNIIRDEIKPLFFDNRTDGVPVDWISFIRKNFTEIAPHFTMKRMIDQYFDKFYIPQSIRAKKLTADSYLLARNITSWKRKFIRCWKQVKAVEVNVIDSTNNPLSLGQDFVASIKLSLGDLKAEDLAIDVIFGQKEKDVVSEIIFEKQMSIKETSNGFATYEVVVSNNKSGVFDYAFRLRPNNPDLPHLQDFNFVKWL
- a CDS encoding metalloprotease; this translates as MKWKGRQGSSNVEDRRGSSSKGLIGGGIGTIVVIIIVLLLGGDPSALMQNIATTQTQNTEYTPTAEENELAEFTKVVLKETEDAWTELFAKEGKTYRMPKLVLFTDAVQSGCGAASSNSGPFYCPADEKIYIDLSFFKELSEKFDAPGDFAMAYVIAHEVGHHVQLLLGTNKKYESYRNQLSEVEFNKMTVRLELQADYYAGVWAHYAKRMNILEEGDLEEALNAASAIGDDRLQKQRQGYVNPDTFTHGTSEQRSKWFLKGFRSGDMNGGDTFSAKVL